ACGGTCGTCGCGTGCGCGCTCGGATCGGGCATGACGATGCGGCGCCGCCACTTGGGATCGGTCAGGTCCATGTAGCTGGTGGGCACGTCCCCCGGCGCCACCAGTTGCTTGTTGTAGATGAGAGCGACGTACTCGATGCCGAAGACCTGGATGACTCCGTCTGGGTCGCGGCTCCACTCGGGGTACGCCTCAGCGGCCGGTGACCGGTAGGGCGCCAGCACGCCCGCGTCCTTGAGGATCTCGAGCAGCGGTACGGGCGCTTGCAGCACGGAGCCCTGGGATCGGCCAGTCTGGTGCTCGGTCAGCACCGTGGGAGCGAAGCCGGCGGTGGACATCCGCGTATAAAGAGCCTTGACGCCGTACTCCCGCTGGAAGGCCTCCAGGATCGGCTCGATGGACGGCCACCGCAGGAGCCTGGAACCTGACTGGTGCCGCCGGTGGGAGTCGAACCCACAACCATCGGATTAAAAGTCCGCTGCGCTGCCGTTGCGCCACGGCGGCCCGTCGGCATTATACGAACGGTCGGGCCCCCCGATCAACCGGCGCTCCTGTGCTCCCCCCGCCGGCGCTCCTGTGCTCCCCCGCGCCGTGAGCCGCCAGGGTGGCGAGGATGCTCCGGGTGTGCTCCCGCTCGTGCTCGATGGTGCGCCGCAGCGCCTTGCGACCGGTCCAGCGTTCCGTCGTGATGTCGCAGTACCAGGAGGGCTGGACCACCCGGTTGAGGCGCTCCAGCGGCGTCGTGCGGAAATACCAGGTCTCTGCCAGGCGAGGCAACGGCCGCCAACCGGCCTTCCGCCCACGGATCCGCGCGCCCCCGCGGCTCGTATCACCCAGCGAGAGCAAGCCGCGAGGAGGTGCGGTCTGCGAGATGAAAGGCTGGCGACGGCGACAGGCGCGCAGGCGGGCAGCGTCGGCCCTGGCGGTGGGGCTCCTGCTGGTCATGGCGACCGTGGCCCTGGCCGCTCAGCAGGAGCAGGTGCTGCGGGTCGACCTGCAGGAGTGGCAGCTGGGCTTCCGCACGGTGGAGGTCCAGGGCGGGCGGCTCCGGGTGGAGGTGGTCAACGGCGGCCGCTTGCACCACGCCTTCGAGATCCGGGGGCCGGTGGGCGGCGCGGGCTTCACCGTGGCCACCGAGACGCTGCAACCGGGGCAGCGAGCCGTGCTGGTGCTGGAGCTGCCGGCGGGGGAGTACGAGGTCTTCTGCCCCGTGCCGGGCCACGCGCAGGCCGGGATGACGGGGCGCCTGGTGGTGAGGGCGGGCGGCTGAGCGGCACGGCGGCCTGGCGGCCTGCCCCCCTTGCCACCCTCGGGGCGGGGGCTTATGGTAGAAGTAACCGTTTCCACTTGAGGAGGGCGGCAGCCATGCGCCGGCTGCACGGTCTGGTCTTCGTGACCGACATGACACGCTCGGTAGCCTTCTACCGCACGCTGTTCCAGCGGGAGCCCACGTATCAGTCCGAGCACTGGACCGAGTTCGAGGTGGGCGGGGCCCGCCTGGGCCTGCACACGTGGGATGGCCAGGGGTCCCCCGCGGGAGCCGGTACCGTGCGTCTTTTCTTCGAGGTGGAGGACATCGAGGCGGAGAAGGCGCGCCTGGAGCAGGCCGGTGTCCGCCTTCGCGGCCAGATCGTGGACCTCGAGGGCGCCGGCCGCGACCTCCTCTTCGAGGACCCCGACGGCCACGTGCTCGAGCTCTGGCAACCGCCCGAGAAGGTCTCGCGCTAGACCCGCCCCCGGGGCTACAATGCCTTCGGGCAGGGGGCACCAACCGTGGCCGACGACGGGCCCGAGGCCGCTGGACGGCTGCTGGTGGCCGACGACGAGCCTGAGGTCGTCGAGCTGGTGCGCATCTTCTTCGAGCAGCAGGGCTGGCAGGTCGACGGAGCGTCCGACGGGACGTCGGCGCTGGAGGCCGCTCGGCGCCGTCCCTACGACGCCATCCTGCTGGACGTGGCCATGCCGGGGCTCGACGGCCGCACGGCGTGCCGGATGCTGCGGGACGAGGGCGTCGACGTCCCCATCCTGATGCTGACGGCTCGCGACAGCGACGCCGACAAGCTGCGGGGCTTCGGGG
This genomic interval from Limnochorda sp. LNt contains the following:
- a CDS encoding cupredoxin domain-containing protein yields the protein MKGWRRRQARRRAASALAVGLLLVMATVALAAQQEQVLRVDLQEWQLGFRTVEVQGGRLRVEVVNGGRLHHAFEIRGPVGGAGFTVATETLQPGQRAVLVLELPAGEYEVFCPVPGHAQAGMTGRLVVRAGG
- a CDS encoding VOC family protein — protein: MRRLHGLVFVTDMTRSVAFYRTLFQREPTYQSEHWTEFEVGGARLGLHTWDGQGSPAGAGTVRLFFEVEDIEAEKARLEQAGVRLRGQIVDLEGAGRDLLFEDPDGHVLELWQPPEKVSR